The Bombus vancouverensis nearcticus chromosome 2, iyBomVanc1_principal, whole genome shotgun sequence genome window below encodes:
- the LOC117163324 gene encoding RNA-binding protein 28 has translation MRNTSNRTEKKKLSWICRKKIKSQKSKKSTQEIDDNTDENKKPRIIVRNIPFKTTPEDVKKLYEPFGEILEINFPKRTDGSPVGCCFIQFKQLKDASKAIFSTNKKEFLGRIINSSWAVSRSKYCEKLKKDSEKAKNLDNEHGTSEGTERNQDKKHENKQMKQDEDEEEDPSKQETLLQIKRERRRLFKDKNRKKRARIIIRNLSFQATEEDLKKHFSPYGAVEEIRILKRSDGKNVGCAFLQFEHVQSAAKAIHYTNLQPLLNRPIIVDWAVSKNKFAQNNSENKQEDEVRVKVEDESDIEDTDNTKQLSLNGELEGEDEKLDIVTENVEFDNNCLDEVETDNESEISGNNEKNEDEEQGKIDVKKTKPRFKSHDVSEGKTIFLKNVPYSVKNDELKKYMERYGPVYYALVCIDPLTEFSRGTAFVKFKNVEDAEKCLSAGNELQMEDQILEAHRALDRNEIENKANSKQYKQKDSRNLYLVKEGVILAGSSAAVGVSATDMSKRLQIERWKSQILRNLNMFVSRVRLVVHNLPATLNDDKFRKILERHSPPTAVIREARIMRDPKNVDLKGVWKSKEYGFVSFTKHEDALETLRSVNNNPNIFTPKRRPIVSFSIENRVMVNAKQKRLQKSRENNPLYSGNKVKTKGEDTNQEVAAKRLKTENEDKFNIKPYAGMVGKPGENKLRSKHNLKIQAMVHSQAVKKEKKIKKSSKKLEIKRKQKIADRNEVKPKQRTKVNHDDVNLEKLVNKYKDKLKSIELTKSKWYES, from the exons ATGCGGAATACTA GCAATAGAACTGAGAAAAAGAAACTTTCTTGGATATGTAGGAAGAAGATAAAAtcacagaaatcaaagaaatcgaCACAAGAGATAGATGACAATACAGATGAAAATAAGAAACCTAGGATTATTGTACGCAATATACCATTTAAG ACAACTCCAGAAGATgtgaaaaaattgtatgaaCCATTCggagaaatattagaaataaattttccaaaaCGGACAGATGGTTCCCCAGTTGGATGTTGTTTTATTCAATTTAAACAGCTAAAAGATGCCTCAAAAGCaatatttagtacaaataaAAAGGAATTTCTTG gTAGAATAATAAATAGTAGTTGGGCTGTTTCAAGATCAAAATactgtgaaaaattgaaaaaagattCAGAAAAAGCAAAAAATTTGGATAATGAACATGGTACAAGTGAGGGTACAGAGAGAAATCAAGATAAAAAACATGAAAATAAACAAATGAAACAGgatgaagacgaagaagaagatccATCTAAACAGGAAAcattattacaaataaaaaggGAAAGGAGAAGATTGTTCAAggacaaaaatagaaaaaagagagcaagaattaTAATAAGAAATTTATCATTTCAG GCAACTGAAGAAGACttgaaaaaacatttttctccaTATGGGGCAGTAGAAGAAATCAGAATTTTGAAGAGAAGTGATGGCAAAAATGTAGGATGTGCATTTTTACAATTTGAACATGTACAAAGTGCAGCTAAAGCTATACATTATACAAACTTACAACCACTTTTAAATAGACCCATTATAGTTGATTGGGCAGtatctaaaaataaatttgcaCAAAATAATTCTGAAAATAAACAGGAAGATGAAGTTAGAGTAAAGGTGGAAGATGAAAGTGACATAGAAGATACAGATAATACAAAACAATTAAGTTTAAACGGGGAGCTAGAGGG TGAAGACGAAAAACTCGATATTGTCACAGAAAATGTTGAATTTGATAACAATTGTTTAGATGAAGTAGAAACAGACAATGAAAGTGAAATATctggaaataatgaaaaaaatgaaGACGAAGAACAAGGAAAGATAGATGTAAAAAAAACAAAACCACGTTTCAAATCTCATGATGTTTCTGAAGGAAAAACCATATTTCTAAAAAACGTACCATATTCGGTAAAAAATGATGAGTTGAAGAAATACATGGAACGATATGGACCTGTTTATTATGCTCTCGTGTGCATAGATCCATTAACTGAATTTTCAAGAGGTACAGCATTTGTTAAATTTAAg AATGTTGAAGATGCCGAAAAGTGTTTATCAGCAGGGAATGAACTGCAAATGGAAGATCAAATACTTGAAGCACACAGAGCATTGGATAGAAATGAAATCGAAAATAAGGCAAATTCAAAACAATACAAACAAAAGGATTCTAGGAATTTATATCTTGTAAAGGAAGGAg ttATATTAGCTGGAAGTTCAGCTGCAGTTGGAGTTTCAGCGACAGATATGTCAAAACGGTTGCAAATAGAACGGTGGAAATCACAGATATtgcgaaatttaaatatgtTCGTGTCCAGAGTACGACTTGTCGTTCATAATTTACCAGCTACGTTAAATGACGATAAATTCAGAAAAATCCTTGAACGTCATAGTCCTCCTACAGCGGTTATAAGAGAG GCACGTATTATGCGAGATCCAAAAAATGTGGATCTGAAGGGAGTGTGGAAATCGAAAGAATATGGATTCGTTTCGTTTACGAAACACGAAGATGCACTTGAGACTTTGAGAAGTGTGAATAATAATCCAAATATATTCACTCCTAAGAGG agacCAATTGTATCCTTTTCAATAGAAAACCGAGTAATGGTGAATGCTAAACAAAAGAGACTTCAAAAAAGTCGCGAAAATAATCCTCTTTACTCAGGAAACAAAGTTAAAACGAAAGGAGAAGATACAAACCAAGAAGTTGCAGCGAAACGACTAAAAACTGAAAATGAGGACAAGTTTAATATAAAACCGTATGCTGGAATGGTTGGAAAACctggtgaaaataaattacgGTCAAaacacaatttaaaaattcaagcAATGGTGCATAGTCAAGcagtaaaaaaagagaaaaagatcaAAAAGTCTtctaaaaaattagaaataaaaaggaaGCAGAAAATTGCCGATAGAAATGAAGTTAAA CCAAAACAAAGAACGAAAGTAAACCACGATGATGTGAATTTGGAGAAActtgtaaataaatacaaagacaaattaa